In the genome of Bacteroidota bacterium, one region contains:
- a CDS encoding T9SS type A sorting domain-containing protein, translated as MKKSATTVVLSLLACLLIVLAPTAQAQTLQKKWSDTSGVSWFPSASDSAALALNAATNHLIFASRAAKTITILDAATGAVLGQLDTTGFYTWTGNKPFFKVGVSDDGKIFVANEVTTVNKKAGRVRIMVWANETAKPVLAFNDSVKGPQLGDALAVTGSGTQTYVYLGGNGTTSPVQVFQLSNDTTLVLRKTITVAPASNGATSIAPMTDGFGPFWLKKSGKVAIQFDTTGTPIDTVPSSALAVTATSARYYQLYGRKYIFAFDGNVNPSTARILDITNGLVSGVPFVAALTPSLGTKANGGTFGEALLNPADSSFIVLSTNNSIGSYSTQKSYAIAKTFTRYPYVPMAGAIDTVEATIVNIQKIATANLRYMAAPDTVGSVVPMSVLSGDSLNGIWFGIIPGAVDTNSARVSYKVDITDVMGTESLVSGGAGYFAGVSKMALNSTRAEDTTTGAILWNGYGLRVTGVDIMEDSLIGVLGNYSSIMLQDDQGGMDFYDYGLTPYRIRRGHSYTIVGQLYQYSGSIEIESQLYNGHLDVTDNGPATLPLPRVITCHDLAWDRLGEQLENSLIQIHHVRLTPSSLAWPAAGAGGTNLTITDNNGLDSLTFRIPTGSNGNGAPTPRQPFTVTGVASQFAASSPYTSGYEIFLRNMDDIQSEVQVALKDTTKGLAGTDVNITAVSDTVTGLGVLSYHFSAAFDSTQLKFKGATAAGTISSGFTFSATPANGGLVNISASGSTALTGSGPLFVLTFTVLKPALTPIALNGQFNSGNPFAVGIGGVVVGGMQMEVEPNDTLTTATPIPFGIPAGGSLSKSAGDPDYFVYQVPAGHLIVDGVDSANTTNLSLALYDSAGKQLSFIDRNINDRLEYNITTPGKYYVRVLGSKNGSTYATGPYQLMTRTGPGTDLREPNDGPAFGFFNLVTAASFNYSDTANTLDPGVGLPGVDWDYFSIVAATGQTITPLVQSKSFKSASTLTHVQVSLFRKSAFSTALTSVSVTDGSDAQFSYPVTVADTYYVAVTNTVPSEAGPGARYKLMIGSPTGVLDNVISLPKEFALDQNYPNPFNPSTTIRFALPKDAMVTLKVYDVLGREVRTLVNQRVSAGYQQVIWDGRNETGAQVASGMYIYHISAGDFTSTKKMMMLK; from the coding sequence ATGAAAAAAAGTGCTACAACAGTTGTGTTGTCGCTGCTTGCATGTCTGTTGATTGTGCTTGCACCGACAGCACAAGCGCAGACGCTTCAGAAGAAGTGGAGCGATACGTCGGGGGTTTCCTGGTTCCCGTCGGCTTCAGACAGCGCAGCTCTGGCGCTCAATGCCGCCACGAATCACCTTATCTTTGCTTCCCGGGCCGCCAAGACGATCACGATCCTCGATGCGGCAACGGGCGCTGTTCTCGGCCAGCTCGACACGACCGGTTTCTATACGTGGACGGGGAATAAGCCGTTCTTCAAGGTGGGAGTGTCGGACGACGGAAAGATCTTCGTCGCGAATGAAGTAACGACGGTGAACAAGAAAGCGGGGCGGGTCCGCATCATGGTGTGGGCGAACGAGACGGCGAAACCGGTTCTGGCATTCAACGATTCCGTGAAGGGACCGCAGCTCGGCGACGCCCTCGCGGTGACGGGATCCGGCACGCAGACATACGTTTACCTCGGCGGCAACGGAACCACTTCCCCGGTGCAGGTCTTCCAGCTCTCGAACGATACGACGCTCGTTCTGCGAAAAACGATCACCGTCGCTCCCGCTTCGAACGGAGCGACTTCCATCGCCCCTATGACCGACGGCTTCGGCCCGTTCTGGCTGAAGAAGAGCGGCAAGGTAGCCATACAATTCGATACGACAGGGACACCCATCGATACGGTTCCCTCGAGCGCCCTGGCGGTAACCGCCACGAGCGCCCGTTACTATCAGCTCTACGGACGCAAATACATTTTTGCCTTTGACGGCAACGTGAATCCCTCAACAGCCCGTATCCTCGATATCACGAACGGGCTGGTCTCCGGCGTGCCGTTTGTAGCGGCCCTGACACCGTCGCTTGGGACCAAAGCAAACGGCGGGACGTTCGGCGAGGCGCTCTTAAACCCGGCCGACAGCTCCTTCATCGTCCTGAGCACCAACAATTCCATCGGCTCTTACAGTACTCAGAAATCGTACGCCATCGCGAAGACGTTTACGCGATATCCCTACGTGCCGATGGCGGGCGCGATTGACACTGTGGAAGCGACCATCGTCAACATCCAGAAGATCGCGACCGCGAACCTGCGCTATATGGCGGCCCCCGACACCGTCGGGTCCGTTGTCCCGATGAGCGTTCTCTCGGGGGATTCGCTGAACGGCATCTGGTTCGGCATTATCCCCGGCGCCGTCGACACGAACAGCGCCCGCGTTTCCTATAAAGTGGACATCACCGACGTGATGGGGACGGAGTCGCTCGTCAGCGGCGGCGCGGGATACTTTGCCGGCGTTTCGAAGATGGCTCTCAACTCCACGCGTGCTGAAGATACCACGACCGGAGCGATTCTTTGGAATGGATACGGACTGCGCGTGACCGGCGTCGATATTATGGAAGACAGCTTGATCGGCGTGCTCGGCAATTACTCGAGCATCATGCTGCAGGACGATCAGGGGGGGATGGATTTTTACGATTACGGCCTGACGCCGTACAGGATCCGGCGGGGACATAGCTACACGATCGTCGGACAGCTGTATCAATATTCAGGATCTATAGAAATTGAATCTCAACTCTACAATGGCCACCTGGATGTGACCGACAACGGCCCCGCGACCCTGCCTCTTCCGAGAGTTATTACGTGCCATGATCTTGCCTGGGACCGTCTGGGTGAACAGCTCGAGAATTCACTCATCCAGATCCATCACGTCCGGTTAACGCCCTCTTCTCTCGCATGGCCAGCCGCGGGCGCGGGGGGGACGAATCTTACGATCACAGATAACAACGGCCTCGATTCGCTGACGTTCCGTATTCCGACCGGCAGCAATGGGAACGGCGCTCCGACCCCGCGTCAGCCGTTCACCGTCACGGGCGTCGCGTCGCAATTTGCCGCTTCATCGCCGTACACTTCAGGATACGAGATCTTCCTGCGCAACATGGACGATATCCAAAGCGAAGTTCAAGTTGCGTTAAAGGACACGACGAAAGGCTTGGCCGGTACCGACGTGAACATCACGGCGGTCAGCGATACAGTGACGGGTCTTGGCGTTCTTTCGTACCATTTCTCGGCGGCGTTCGATTCGACGCAGCTGAAGTTTAAGGGAGCCACTGCGGCCGGGACGATCAGCAGCGGGTTCACCTTCTCTGCGACTCCGGCGAACGGCGGCCTTGTCAATATTTCGGCGTCCGGCTCTACGGCGCTGACGGGGTCAGGACCGTTGTTTGTTCTGACCTTCACCGTGCTGAAACCGGCGCTCACGCCGATCGCACTTAACGGACAGTTCAACAGCGGCAACCCCTTTGCCGTGGGCATCGGAGGTGTTGTTGTCGGCGGAATGCAAATGGAAGTCGAGCCGAACGACACTCTTACGACCGCCACGCCAATTCCCTTCGGTATACCTGCCGGCGGTTCTCTCTCGAAAAGCGCCGGCGATCCGGACTACTTCGTCTATCAGGTTCCGGCTGGACATCTTATTGTCGACGGGGTCGATTCAGCCAACACGACAAATCTCTCTCTGGCTTTGTATGACAGCGCAGGGAAACAGCTCTCGTTCATCGACAGGAACATCAATGACCGTCTCGAGTACAACATCACCACGCCCGGGAAATATTACGTGCGGGTGCTCGGCAGCAAGAACGGAAGCACCTACGCCACCGGCCCGTATCAGTTGATGACGCGGACCGGTCCGGGGACCGATCTTCGCGAGCCGAACGACGGTCCGGCATTCGGGTTCTTCAATCTCGTGACGGCGGCAAGCTTCAACTATTCGGACACCGCCAATACGCTCGATCCCGGCGTCGGACTTCCCGGCGTCGACTGGGATTATTTCAGCATCGTGGCGGCGACGGGCCAGACGATCACCCCATTGGTCCAGTCAAAATCTTTCAAGTCCGCGTCGACGCTGACTCATGTGCAGGTGTCACTCTTCAGGAAGAGTGCGTTCTCGACCGCACTCACGTCGGTCTCGGTGACGGACGGTTCCGACGCTCAGTTCTCGTATCCGGTGACCGTTGCTGACACTTATTATGTGGCCGTAACGAACACCGTGCCGTCGGAGGCGGGACCGGGAGCGCGCTATAAACTGATGATCGGTTCGCCGACCGGCGTTCTCGATAACGTCATCAGCTTGCCAAAGGAGTTCGCGCTCGATCAGAATTATCCGAACCCGTTCAACCCGTCCACCACGATCAGGTTCGCGCTTCCGAAAGACGCGATGGTGACGTTGAAGGTCTACGACGTCCTCGGCCGTGAAGTGCGGACGCTGGTCAATCAACGGGTGAGTGCCGGTTATCAGCAAGTGATCTGGGATGGAAGGAATGAAACAGGAGCCCAGGTCGCTTCGGGGATGTATATCTACCACATTTCTGCCGGCGATTTCACTTCAACAAAGAAAATGATGATGTTGAAGTAA